From Humisphaera borealis, the proteins below share one genomic window:
- the glgP gene encoding alpha-glucan family phosphorylase: MADPIAALVPNIRTFQVFPDVPDPLEPLLEMAKNLWWVWNPDAAELFRRLDHLLWEEVHHNPVKLLGAIEQQRLLHRSTDEGYLAQMRRVYAAFREHVETKGWFAEAHPDKANLKIAYFSAEFGIHESLPIYSGGLGILAGDHLKSASELGMPLIGVGLLYRNGYFQQYLSADGWQQEAYPELDFYNLAIEQCFLPDKSPVRVRVDLPDNAVFCHVWKASVGRISLYLMDTNLPENSPADRDITARLYGSGNELRIKQEIVLGIGGVRALSAMGIAPTVFHMNEGHSAFLALERIRVLLENSAMSFDQARQFVMATNVFTTHTPVPAGIDFFSPEVMLKYFRPMIPQLKLDDEGFLALGREDVGNKKQGFSMALLAIRLADHMNGVSELHGDVSRRMWHNVWPQVPPPEVPIKHVTNGIHVRSWLSSDIAFTLDRYMPEGWLKRPADFSTWDNVSQVPDEEIWRAHERGREKLVAWARQTLKAQLAKRGASYEDLTVAEQVLDPEALTFGFARRFATYKRGTLLFREPERLKKLLEDNKRPIQFVFAGKAHPADHEGKELIKAIVHFARESGARRRIVFIENYDMSVARYLVQGVDVWLNTPRRPYEASGTSGMKAAANGVLNCSILDGWWVEGYSADLGWAIGRGEDYSDPNYQDHVESQALYDLLEKEIIPTFYNRTVNNIPRDWIGRMKNCMRKLAPVFNTNRMVKEYADKFYMPADTRGAALSANGMARAAGLAQTKDLLRGKWPGIRVVGVHTSGNGHFRVGESMQVEAMIDMPGLSPKDVQVQLYCGRINARGEIEDPAPLVMQHTKTVANDRHVYVGKFDCRVSGRQGFAVRILPGESDLASPFEPGLILWN; this comes from the coding sequence AGCAGCGGCTTCTGCACCGATCCACCGACGAGGGCTACCTCGCCCAGATGCGCAGGGTTTACGCCGCGTTCAGGGAACACGTCGAAACCAAGGGATGGTTCGCCGAGGCACACCCCGACAAGGCCAACCTCAAGATCGCCTACTTCTCGGCCGAGTTCGGCATTCACGAATCGCTGCCGATCTACTCCGGCGGCCTGGGCATCCTGGCCGGCGACCACCTCAAATCAGCCAGCGAGCTGGGTATGCCGCTGATCGGCGTCGGCCTGCTCTACCGCAACGGCTATTTCCAGCAGTACCTGTCGGCCGACGGCTGGCAGCAGGAAGCGTATCCCGAGCTCGACTTCTACAACCTCGCGATCGAACAGTGCTTCCTGCCCGACAAGTCGCCCGTCCGCGTCCGCGTCGACCTGCCGGACAACGCCGTCTTCTGCCACGTCTGGAAAGCCAGCGTCGGCCGTATCTCGCTCTACCTGATGGACACCAATCTGCCGGAAAATAGCCCGGCCGATCGCGACATCACCGCCCGTCTTTACGGCTCGGGTAACGAACTCCGCATCAAGCAGGAGATCGTGCTGGGTATCGGCGGCGTCCGCGCGCTGTCGGCGATGGGCATCGCGCCCACCGTCTTCCACATGAACGAAGGACACTCGGCCTTCCTGGCGCTGGAGCGCATCCGCGTCCTGCTCGAAAACAGCGCAATGAGCTTCGATCAGGCCCGCCAGTTCGTGATGGCGACCAACGTCTTCACCACCCACACGCCCGTCCCTGCCGGCATCGACTTCTTCAGCCCCGAAGTCATGCTCAAGTACTTCCGGCCGATGATCCCGCAGCTCAAGCTCGATGACGAAGGCTTCCTGGCTCTCGGCCGCGAAGACGTCGGCAACAAGAAGCAGGGCTTCAGCATGGCGTTGCTGGCGATCCGGCTCGCCGACCACATGAACGGCGTCTCCGAACTGCACGGCGACGTCTCCCGCCGCATGTGGCACAATGTCTGGCCGCAGGTACCGCCGCCGGAAGTGCCGATCAAGCACGTCACCAACGGCATTCACGTGCGGTCGTGGCTCAGCAGCGATATCGCATTCACGCTCGACCGCTACATGCCCGAAGGCTGGCTCAAGCGGCCGGCGGATTTCTCGACCTGGGACAATGTCAGCCAGGTGCCGGACGAGGAAATCTGGCGCGCCCACGAGCGCGGCCGCGAAAAACTCGTCGCCTGGGCCCGGCAGACGCTCAAGGCTCAGCTCGCCAAGCGCGGCGCCAGTTACGAGGATCTGACCGTCGCCGAGCAGGTGCTGGACCCCGAGGCGCTGACGTTCGGCTTCGCCCGCCGATTCGCAACCTATAAGCGCGGCACGCTGCTGTTCCGCGAGCCCGAACGGCTCAAGAAGCTGCTGGAAGACAACAAGCGGCCGATCCAGTTCGTCTTCGCCGGCAAGGCCCACCCGGCCGACCACGAAGGCAAAGAACTCATCAAGGCGATCGTGCATTTCGCCCGCGAATCGGGCGCGCGCCGCCGCATTGTGTTCATCGAGAACTACGACATGAGCGTGGCCCGCTACCTGGTGCAGGGCGTGGACGTCTGGCTCAATACGCCTCGCCGTCCGTACGAAGCCAGCGGCACCAGCGGCATGAAAGCCGCCGCCAACGGCGTGCTCAACTGCTCGATCCTCGACGGCTGGTGGGTCGAAGGCTACTCGGCCGATCTCGGCTGGGCGATCGGCCGGGGCGAAGACTACTCCGACCCCAACTATCAGGACCACGTCGAAAGCCAGGCGCTCTACGACCTGCTGGAGAAGGAAATCATCCCGACGTTCTACAATCGCACGGTGAACAACATCCCGCGCGACTGGATCGGCCGGATGAAGAACTGCATGCGGAAGCTGGCGCCGGTGTTCAATACCAACCGCATGGTCAAGGAGTACGCCGACAAGTTCTACATGCCCGCCGACACCCGCGGCGCGGCGTTGTCGGCCAACGGCATGGCCCGCGCCGCCGGCCTGGCGCAGACGAAAGACCTGCTGCGCGGCAAGTGGCCGGGCATCAGGGTTGTCGGCGTCCACACCAGCGGCAACGGGCACTTCCGCGTCGGCGAGAGCATGCAGGTCGAGGCAATGATCGACATGCCCGGACTGAGCCCCAAGGACGTCCAAGTGCAGCTGTACTGCGGTCGCATCAACGCCCGCGGCGAGATCGAAGACCCGGCCCCTCTGGTGATGCAGCACACCAAGACCGTCGCCAACGACCGCCACGTGTACGTCGGCAAGTTCGACTGCCGCGTCAGCGGCCGCCAGGGATTTGCGGTGCGCATTCTGCCCGGCGAAAGCGACCTGGCGTCGCCGTTCGAGCCGGGGTTGATTCTGTGGAATTAA
- a CDS encoding ComEC/Rec2 family competence protein, with product MASIHRPAAFGRRFAAMGLIMLAAVLLTAFTCNAAPATAPATAPAPVRPGTLVVTCLNIPDVQRGAGLLVVMQLPSGKVCLYDTGAAYPDRAAPDGWVGGANSGRDLVAPFLKKAGIKEIDTIFISHAHFDHFGGLLWLVDNIPIRRIVDSGYKFPAASPPAYTSELGQYEKLRETFQKRNAWQEAHTGDKIALDDALTVEVTAPPKEFFTQAYPEVRAKNDPPAHYLVNANSLGIRIKHGDVTFLLPGDIQAEDQVRSLLPSLPADALKCDILIAPGHGLHATKEFAEAARPKVTFCSVFPRYARGLPAWKVYGAVGSQVYATGIHGWLRATSDGKKYEIEVESPQAKR from the coding sequence ATGGCATCCATCCATCGACCCGCTGCGTTCGGCCGACGATTTGCCGCCATGGGGCTGATCATGCTCGCCGCCGTTCTATTGACGGCCTTCACGTGCAACGCCGCCCCGGCGACCGCGCCTGCCACTGCGCCGGCTCCGGTTCGTCCCGGTACCCTGGTGGTGACCTGTCTCAACATTCCGGACGTGCAGCGCGGCGCCGGACTGCTGGTCGTGATGCAGCTTCCGTCGGGCAAGGTTTGTCTTTACGACACGGGCGCGGCCTATCCCGACCGTGCGGCCCCGGATGGCTGGGTGGGCGGCGCGAACTCCGGGCGCGACCTTGTCGCGCCGTTTCTCAAGAAGGCCGGCATCAAGGAGATCGACACGATCTTCATCAGTCACGCCCATTTCGATCATTTCGGCGGACTGCTCTGGCTTGTCGACAACATCCCCATCCGGCGGATTGTTGATTCGGGTTACAAGTTCCCCGCCGCGTCGCCGCCGGCGTATACGTCGGAACTCGGCCAATACGAGAAGCTGCGGGAAACGTTCCAGAAGCGTAACGCCTGGCAGGAAGCCCATACCGGTGACAAGATCGCCCTGGACGACGCATTGACGGTTGAAGTGACCGCCCCGCCGAAGGAGTTCTTCACGCAGGCGTACCCCGAAGTACGGGCCAAGAACGATCCGCCGGCGCATTACCTGGTGAATGCCAACTCGCTGGGCATCCGCATCAAGCACGGCGACGTGACGTTTCTGCTGCCCGGCGACATCCAGGCGGAAGACCAGGTGCGGTCGCTGCTCCCGTCCCTGCCGGCCGACGCGCTCAAGTGCGACATCCTGATCGCACCCGGCCACGGCCTGCATGCGACGAAAGAATTCGCCGAGGCGGCCAGGCCGAAAGTGACGTTCTGCAGCGTCTTCCCGCGTTACGCCAGGGGCCTGCCGGCGTGGAAGGTTTACGGTGCCGTCGGCAGCCAGGTGTATGCCACGGGCATTCACGGGTGGTTACGGGCGACATCGGACGGGAAGAAGTACGAGATCGAGGTGGAATCGCCACAGGCAAAACGGTGA
- a CDS encoding Ig-like domain-containing protein, which translates to MSYSSYRGIESLEPRVVLDGDAGLPVYLGGSTTPGTFVGPTAGAFSGVGVGAAPSSTLTASIQSTTIQARRRSNNPWAGYAAKILKPGVDLGVTPRSRYGGDTSYQVAATGYFRTAKIDGKWYMVDPDGYLYFDNSVTNVTPSIQPNNSTVFTQKFGAGNTGRENWFRWSKGWLNEIGVYSAGSWSSPAELEYANAPMNYSITLALMSEFGDFLGVTSPGIGHDNYANGALPVFDPRFKTFCENYFSTEIYSKFPGLYPANDPYLVGYYTDNELPFETSTLDNYLSLPAGDVNRAAASSWLAARGRTTPTAADRTAFLSYVSDTYFRVTGEAIRRFDPNHMILGTRLLGGDVGKAYLWQSAKPYVDVMSVNYYNDMLPGAAIGSMAATYDMPFMLSEFYTKGVDSGLTNNDGYGLSVQTQGDRGAYYQSIMLSMFESAHGVGTSWLTFADTNKSTFGTHSDPSESNRGIVPIDYPDQSANPYKALTDKMRDLNKNMYALIRPPAVGVSTIAAPDLDVASDSGIDSTDNVTNDASPTFTGIVAPNAQVSLLVDGVVVAGQTVDATGAYSLTAPSVRDGARIVTVRVNDGSGFVLSAPLTITVDTVRPAASIWKRPRLTSPLLDEFQLNFFAGRLDETPEQVFGIDAADLLLTKDGGANLITGPVTLLDKSLPFTPTSSKLLLKGLSPYLVGDGAYVMSLPEGAGTDRAGNLTTAATETDVYTRPIMQVTGLMLVNADTDADIGLLTTGDTVQVGLPNISLRAVTAGDVGSVKFEVDGVQERIEGTAPYVIGTGNGAAIDPWLPPAGTHTVKVTVYTGAAATGEVGNSLEYALTFNIVAVPPPIVPPTVPPTVPPTVPPTVTTAQVNFQPAAAPTVSGYLVDSGSLYGSRGNGSTYGWVTTSHTDVVVDRNLNSNQLLDTNVGLKVGGKWEYAVPNGQYTVTVGVGDAGIASTNNIWIEGANNLFAYVPLAKNNFLARTATVNVTDGKLTLSVGGQSTAGLTRLNYVRIGSTVTSPPTVPPTVPPTVPPTVPATISGLMLVNATTDANVGAVIANETIEVATTGINLHAITTGTVGSVQFLIDGQEVKVENNAPYAIGGDAAPDFLAWNAPLGTHLIEVVAYTGQDATGSVASTYDVTLTFVAPTVPPTVPPTVPPTVPPTVPPTVPPTVPPTVPPTVPPSVPPPVKVNFQPSTAPTVSGYLVDAGALYGSRGNGQSYGWTVTHAGNVIDRNLNSNQLLDTNVGVKAGAKWELAVPNGKYTVKIGVGDSGAASKNNVWVEGSTNLFVYQSLAKNVFSNKTATITVADGRLTLAFGGTTTNATRLDFIEVTAVPPPVVPPTTPPTVPPTVPPTVPPTVPPTVPPTVPPTVPPTVPPTVPPTVPPTPTFGVTGLMLVNADMDANIGAVVADQTIQVGSPGINLHAIETGTVGSVQFLVDGVEVKVETSLPHAIGGDLGLDFLPWTAPLGTHVIKAIAYSGAGATGTVGGSYEVTLNFVAPPTVPPPVSPPVLINFQPSAATTVPSYLVDSGLTFADRGNGQNYGWSTSHIDSVFDRNMNANQLLDTHVAVKAGATWELDVPNGTYTVTISVGDAGGSSTSTINIEGTTFFSGVPLGPATFIARKTQVTVADGRLTLGIGAAATGDTKINFIEIV; encoded by the coding sequence ATGAGCTATTCTTCGTACCGCGGTATTGAGTCTCTGGAGCCCCGGGTTGTCCTCGACGGCGACGCCGGCCTTCCCGTCTACCTGGGTGGATCGACCACGCCCGGCACTTTTGTCGGCCCGACGGCTGGCGCGTTTTCGGGCGTGGGTGTCGGCGCGGCCCCCAGCTCGACCCTAACCGCTTCCATCCAATCGACCACCATCCAGGCCCGCCGACGGTCCAATAACCCCTGGGCGGGCTATGCCGCCAAGATACTCAAGCCCGGCGTCGATCTCGGTGTGACCCCGCGCAGCCGGTATGGCGGCGATACGTCGTACCAGGTCGCGGCAACCGGCTACTTCCGGACGGCCAAGATCGACGGCAAGTGGTACATGGTCGATCCCGACGGATATCTCTACTTCGATAACTCCGTCACCAATGTCACCCCGTCCATCCAGCCCAACAATTCCACGGTCTTCACCCAGAAGTTCGGCGCGGGCAACACTGGCCGCGAAAACTGGTTCCGCTGGAGCAAGGGCTGGCTAAACGAGATCGGCGTCTACAGCGCAGGGTCGTGGAGCTCGCCCGCCGAGCTCGAATACGCCAACGCGCCGATGAACTACAGCATCACGCTGGCGCTGATGAGCGAGTTCGGTGACTTCCTCGGCGTGACGTCGCCGGGCATCGGCCACGACAACTACGCGAACGGCGCCTTGCCGGTCTTTGACCCGCGGTTCAAGACGTTCTGCGAGAACTACTTCTCGACCGAGATCTATTCCAAGTTTCCGGGTCTTTACCCGGCGAACGACCCCTACCTGGTCGGGTACTACACCGACAACGAACTGCCCTTCGAGACTTCGACGCTCGACAATTACCTCTCCCTGCCTGCCGGCGACGTCAACCGCGCCGCCGCCAGCAGCTGGCTTGCCGCCCGCGGCCGCACCACCCCCACCGCCGCCGACCGCACCGCCTTCCTCTCCTACGTGTCGGACACCTACTTCCGTGTCACCGGCGAGGCGATCCGCAGGTTCGACCCGAACCACATGATCCTGGGCACTCGGCTGCTGGGTGGCGACGTCGGCAAGGCGTACCTGTGGCAGTCGGCCAAGCCGTACGTCGATGTCATGTCGGTGAACTACTACAACGACATGCTCCCCGGGGCCGCGATCGGTTCGATGGCGGCCACCTACGACATGCCGTTCATGCTCAGCGAGTTCTACACCAAGGGTGTCGATTCGGGGCTGACCAACAACGACGGCTACGGCCTGTCCGTCCAAACCCAAGGCGACCGCGGGGCCTACTACCAGTCGATCATGCTCTCGATGTTCGAGTCGGCCCACGGGGTCGGCACGTCGTGGCTCACCTTCGCCGACACCAACAAGAGCACCTTCGGCACCCACTCCGACCCGTCGGAATCCAATCGCGGCATCGTCCCGATCGACTACCCCGACCAGTCGGCCAACCCCTACAAGGCGTTGACCGACAAGATGCGCGACCTCAACAAGAACATGTACGCGCTGATCCGTCCGCCGGCGGTCGGCGTGTCGACGATTGCCGCACCCGATCTGGACGTGGCCAGCGATTCGGGGATCGACAGCACCGACAACGTCACCAACGACGCATCACCGACCTTCACCGGCATCGTCGCGCCCAACGCCCAGGTGTCGCTGCTGGTGGATGGTGTCGTCGTGGCAGGCCAGACGGTGGACGCAACCGGCGCCTATTCGCTGACGGCACCCTCGGTCCGCGACGGCGCCCGCATCGTGACCGTCCGCGTCAACGACGGCAGTGGTTTTGTGCTGTCGGCACCTCTGACGATCACCGTCGATACCGTGCGACCTGCGGCCTCGATCTGGAAACGCCCCCGGCTGACTTCCCCGCTGCTGGACGAGTTCCAGCTCAACTTCTTCGCCGGACGGCTCGACGAAACGCCTGAACAGGTCTTCGGAATTGACGCGGCGGATCTGCTGCTCACCAAGGACGGCGGCGCGAACCTGATCACCGGTCCGGTCACGCTGCTCGACAAGTCGCTGCCATTCACGCCGACAAGCTCCAAGCTGCTGCTGAAAGGGCTGTCGCCGTACCTGGTCGGCGACGGCGCTTACGTGATGTCGCTGCCCGAGGGCGCCGGCACCGATCGCGCCGGCAACCTGACCACGGCCGCCACCGAGACGGACGTCTACACGCGCCCGATCATGCAGGTGACGGGCCTGATGCTCGTCAACGCCGACACCGATGCCGATATCGGGCTGCTCACCACCGGCGACACCGTCCAGGTGGGACTGCCCAACATCAGCCTGCGCGCCGTCACGGCCGGCGATGTCGGGTCGGTGAAGTTCGAAGTGGACGGCGTTCAGGAGCGGATCGAGGGAACTGCGCCGTATGTCATCGGAACGGGCAACGGAGCGGCGATCGACCCGTGGCTGCCACCGGCCGGCACGCACACCGTCAAGGTGACGGTATACACCGGCGCCGCAGCGACCGGCGAAGTGGGCAATTCGCTGGAATACGCGCTGACGTTCAACATCGTGGCGGTGCCGCCGCCCATTGTCCCCCCGACAGTGCCCCCCACCGTCCCTCCGACGGTACCGCCGACAGTCACAACGGCTCAGGTCAACTTCCAGCCGGCCGCCGCGCCGACCGTCTCGGGCTACCTGGTGGACAGCGGCTCACTCTACGGCAGTCGCGGTAACGGCAGCACCTACGGCTGGGTGACGACCAGTCACACCGACGTCGTGGTGGACCGGAACCTCAACAGCAACCAGCTGCTCGACACCAATGTCGGCCTCAAGGTCGGCGGCAAGTGGGAGTACGCCGTTCCCAACGGCCAGTACACGGTGACCGTCGGCGTCGGCGACGCCGGGATCGCGTCGACTAACAACATCTGGATTGAAGGCGCCAACAACCTTTTCGCGTACGTTCCGCTGGCGAAGAACAACTTCCTGGCGCGCACTGCGACCGTCAACGTGACCGACGGCAAGCTGACGCTGTCGGTCGGCGGGCAGTCCACGGCGGGCCTGACGCGGCTCAACTATGTGCGGATCGGTTCCACCGTGACATCGCCCCCCACCGTTCCGCCGACGGTTCCGCCCACCGTGCCCCCGACAGTGCCGGCAACGATCTCCGGCCTGATGCTGGTGAACGCGACGACTGACGCCAATGTCGGTGCGGTGATCGCCAACGAAACGATCGAGGTCGCCACGACCGGGATCAATCTGCATGCGATCACCACCGGGACCGTAGGTTCCGTGCAGTTCCTGATCGACGGGCAGGAGGTAAAGGTCGAGAACAATGCGCCATATGCGATCGGTGGCGACGCCGCGCCGGATTTCCTGGCGTGGAATGCCCCGCTCGGCACGCACCTGATCGAAGTGGTCGCCTACACGGGACAGGATGCGACCGGCAGCGTCGCCTCGACGTACGACGTGACGCTGACATTCGTCGCGCCAACGGTACCCCCAACCGTACCGCCAACGGTGCCACCCACCGTGCCTCCCACTGTTCCGCCAACCGTGCCGCCCACGGTGCCGCCGACAGTACCTCCCACCGTTCCGCCGTCGGTCCCCCCGCCGGTGAAGGTCAACTTCCAGCCGTCAACGGCACCGACGGTTTCGGGTTACCTGGTGGACGCCGGTGCCCTGTATGGCAGCCGGGGCAACGGCCAGTCGTACGGCTGGACTGTTACCCACGCCGGCAACGTGATCGACCGGAACCTCAACAGCAACCAACTGCTCGATACCAATGTCGGCGTCAAAGCCGGCGCGAAATGGGAATTGGCCGTCCCGAACGGCAAGTACACGGTGAAGATCGGGGTCGGCGACTCCGGTGCCGCCAGTAAGAACAACGTTTGGGTCGAAGGGTCGACCAATCTGTTCGTTTACCAGAGCCTGGCGAAGAATGTGTTCAGCAACAAGACGGCGACCATCACCGTCGCCGACGGGCGATTGACGCTGGCGTTCGGCGGGACGACGACGAACGCGACGCGGCTCGATTTCATCGAAGTAACCGCGGTACCGCCCCCGGTCGTTCCCCCGACGACGCCGCCCACGGTCCCACCGACCGTACCGCCTACCGTTCCACCGACGGTGCCGCCCACAGTACCTCCAACCGTTCCGCCGACGGTGCCGCCGACTGTACCTCCCACCGTTCCGCCGACTGTGCCTCCGACGCCGACGTTTGGCGTTACGGGGCTGATGCTGGTGAACGCTGACATGGATGCGAACATCGGTGCCGTCGTTGCCGATCAGACGATCCAGGTCGGCTCGCCGGGAATCAACCTGCACGCGATCGAAACCGGAACGGTCGGTTCAGTGCAGTTCCTGGTCGATGGCGTCGAAGTGAAAGTGGAGACGAGTCTGCCCCATGCGATTGGTGGCGACCTCGGGCTGGACTTCCTCCCCTGGACAGCCCCGCTCGGTACGCATGTGATCAAGGCGATCGCCTACAGCGGTGCCGGTGCCACCGGAACGGTGGGCGGATCGTACGAGGTGACGCTGAACTTCGTCGCCCCGCCGACCGTGCCGCCGCCGGTCTCGCCGCCGGTGCTGATCAACTTCCAGCCGTCGGCCGCGACGACCGTTCCGAGCTACCTGGTGGATTCAGGCCTGACCTTCGCCGACCGGGGCAACGGCCAGAACTATGGCTGGAGCACGTCGCACATCGACTCGGTCTTCGACCGCAACATGAACGCGAACCAGTTGCTGGATACGCACGTCGCCGTCAAGGCAGGTGCGACCTGGGAGCTGGACGTTCCCAACGGCACCTATACGGTGACGATCAGCGTCGGCGACGCCGGTGGCAGCAGCACCAGCACGATCAACATCGAGGGTACGACGTTCTTCAGCGGGGTTCCGCTGGGCCCTGCGACGTTCATCGCCCGCAAGACACAGGTGACGGTCGCCGACGGTCGCCTGACGCTCGGCATCGGTGCTGCTGCGACGGGTGACACGAAGATCAACTTCATCGAGATCGTGTAG
- the moaA gene encoding GTP 3',8-cyclase MoaA: protein MIDRFSRPISYLRLSVTDRCNFRCVYCMPAEGIKTIPKADILTFEEIARVVEVGVSLGLTKLRLTGGEPTVRADLPVLVRMLREIRGLGEISMTTNAARLAELAGPLRSAGLDRVNISLDTLDRDRAAAIARRDILPEVMAGIEAAIAAGLTPLKFNAVVMRGHNDQDLCDLAAFAHERGAQMRFIEYMPMGDARLDIDDSSTRATMTAAEMRVRLAERFDLVPEPSPTADGKAVPSTGDATPPADLHDPARGWYCRRTGTRVGFITSMSDHFCDTCNRMRLTAEGALRPCLHQDAEVDVRSLLRTGGSDARIADAYRQAAALKWEGHRMTQLVPLYSRREMVAIGG from the coding sequence ATGATCGACCGATTTTCCCGCCCGATCAGCTATCTGCGGCTGAGCGTCACCGACCGTTGCAACTTTCGGTGCGTCTACTGCATGCCGGCGGAGGGCATCAAGACCATCCCCAAGGCCGACATTCTGACCTTCGAGGAGATCGCCCGCGTTGTTGAGGTCGGTGTGTCGCTGGGGCTGACCAAGCTTCGGCTGACCGGAGGGGAGCCCACCGTTCGGGCAGACCTGCCGGTGCTGGTGCGGATGCTGCGGGAGATCAGGGGCCTGGGGGAGATCTCCATGACCACCAACGCGGCAAGGCTGGCCGAACTGGCTGGGCCGCTGAGGTCGGCGGGTCTGGACCGCGTGAACATCTCGCTCGACACGCTCGACCGCGACCGCGCCGCCGCCATCGCCCGCCGCGACATTCTGCCGGAGGTGATGGCGGGTATCGAAGCCGCCATTGCCGCCGGCCTGACACCCCTCAAGTTCAACGCCGTCGTCATGCGCGGCCACAACGACCAGGACTTATGCGACCTGGCTGCCTTCGCGCATGAACGAGGCGCGCAGATGCGTTTCATCGAATACATGCCGATGGGCGATGCCAGACTCGACATCGATGACAGTTCCACGCGCGCCACGATGACCGCCGCCGAGATGCGCGTCCGACTGGCCGAACGGTTCGACCTGGTGCCCGAGCCGTCGCCGACGGCCGATGGGAAAGCCGTGCCGTCCACCGGCGACGCCACGCCTCCGGCCGATCTGCACGACCCGGCACGTGGCTGGTACTGCCGCCGGACCGGAACACGGGTCGGGTTCATCACCTCCATGAGCGACCACTTCTGCGACACCTGCAACCGCATGCGCCTCACCGCCGAGGGGGCGCTTCGACCCTGCCTGCATCAGGACGCGGAAGTCGACGTGCGGTCGCTTCTACGCACCGGCGGCAGCGACGCCCGAATAGCCGACGCCTACCGCCAGGCGGCAGCACTGAAATGGGAAGGGCACCGCATGACGCAGCTGGTGCCGCTCTACAGCCGGCGGGAGATGGTGGCGATCGGTGGATAG
- a CDS encoding TerC family protein, with protein MHTLLSGEALIAFLTLAALEIVLGIDNVVFISILVGRLPVDQQPKARKLGLGLAMGMRILLLLAIGWIMGLKSDLVTIPAFWTGVEGDSHGVSGRDLILLIGGLFLIYKSTHEIHNKLEGEEHHASEGGKAGAAFGKVIIQIILIDIVFSLDSVITAVGMVKTAPGKEWVGMTVMISAVVVSVGVMLFASAAIARFVDRHPTIKMLALSFLLLIGVTLIAEGLHFHVPKGYVYFAMAFSLGVELLNMKLRKKSPTPVKLHSALVADEAVVETKAPAV; from the coding sequence CTGCATACCCTGCTCTCCGGCGAGGCACTGATCGCTTTCCTGACGCTCGCCGCGCTGGAAATCGTCCTTGGCATCGACAACGTCGTCTTCATCTCCATCCTCGTCGGGCGCCTCCCTGTTGATCAGCAACCCAAAGCCCGCAAGCTCGGCCTGGGCCTGGCGATGGGCATGCGCATCCTGCTGCTGCTGGCAATCGGCTGGATCATGGGCCTGAAGTCCGACCTGGTGACCATCCCCGCGTTCTGGACCGGCGTGGAAGGCGATTCCCACGGCGTGTCCGGGCGCGACCTGATCCTGCTCATCGGCGGATTGTTCCTCATCTACAAGAGCACCCACGAGATCCACAACAAGCTCGAAGGCGAGGAACACCACGCCAGCGAAGGTGGCAAGGCCGGCGCGGCTTTCGGCAAGGTGATCATCCAGATCATCCTGATCGACATCGTCTTCTCGCTCGACTCGGTCATCACCGCCGTCGGCATGGTCAAGACCGCGCCCGGCAAGGAATGGGTGGGCATGACGGTGATGATCTCGGCGGTGGTGGTATCGGTCGGCGTGATGCTGTTCGCGTCGGCCGCCATCGCCCGGTTCGTTGACCGCCATCCGACCATCAAGATGCTGGCGCTTTCGTTCCTGCTGCTGATCGGCGTGACGCTGATCGCCGAGGGTCTGCACTTCCACGTGCCCAAGGGCTATGTCTACTTCGCAATGGCGTTCTCGCTGGGCGTGGAACTGCTGAACATGAAGCTCCGCAAGAAGTCGCCGACGCCGGTGAAGCTGCACAGCGCGCTGGTGGCGGACGAAGCGGTGGTGGAGACAAAAGCACCCGCGGTGTAG